The following coding sequences are from one Candidatus Binatia bacterium window:
- the rnc gene encoding ribonuclease III: MDRTLNPELRAGLEGRLGYRFSREPILRAALTHCSATARQGEHNETLEFLGDAVVGLVVSDLLFQAWPDADEGRLSRRRAALVNAQSLASRAEKLSLGPCLSMGRGEEKTGGRGKTSILAGAFEAVVGAVYRDGGYGAVTDVVLRAFAGEIERPLDEASDDDLGDYKTRLQERTQRDFRRAPDYTLLGTTGPDHAKAFESRVALSGRVLGTGTGGSKKLAEQFAAREALEFLDAERTAGEGSGSDE; this comes from the coding sequence ATGGATCGCACACTAAATCCGGAGCTGCGCGCCGGCCTCGAAGGGCGTCTGGGCTACCGGTTCTCCCGAGAGCCGATTCTGCGCGCCGCGTTGACCCATTGCTCGGCCACCGCACGGCAGGGCGAGCACAACGAGACGTTGGAGTTCCTGGGGGACGCCGTCGTGGGGCTCGTCGTGAGCGACCTCCTGTTCCAAGCGTGGCCCGATGCGGATGAAGGACGTCTCTCACGGCGGCGGGCCGCCCTCGTGAACGCCCAATCCCTCGCGTCGCGGGCGGAGAAGCTGTCGCTCGGTCCCTGCTTGTCGATGGGGCGGGGCGAGGAGAAGACCGGTGGGCGCGGGAAGACGTCCATTCTCGCGGGAGCGTTCGAGGCCGTGGTGGGAGCGGTCTACCGCGACGGGGGATACGGGGCCGTGACCGACGTCGTGCTCCGGGCGTTCGCCGGTGAGATAGAGAGACCGCTGGACGAGGCATCGGACGACGATCTGGGAGATTACAAAACTCGCCTGCAGGAGCGGACGCAGCGGGACTTTCGGCGTGCGCCGGACTACACACTTCTGGGTACGACCGGCCCGGACCACGCGAAGGCTTTCGAGAGTCGCGTGGCGCTATCCGGTCGGGTTCTCGGAACGGGAACCGGTGGAAGTAAAAAGCTCGCGGAGCAATTCGCGGCGCGCGAGGCCCTCGAGTTCCTCGATGCGGAACGAACGGCAGGAGAGGGCTCAGGATCCGATGAGTGA
- the mnmA gene encoding tRNA 2-thiouridine(34) synthase MnmA encodes MRPEEIAEAFGAVAGRALDPSEIGSEHLAPGARVVAAMSGGVDSAVAAAMLRGAGLDVVGVSMRLGTSSARADGHRGCCSLDDFDDARRAAERLGIPHYVVDLRDVFQEKVIDRFVAGYAEGRTPNPCTLCNRDVKFDAFWDYAETVGAVAVGTGHYARIRRQDGVFALYAGRDASKDQSYFLFTLGQQELGRTLFPVGRLEKPEVRRVAEALSLPVANKPESQDICFVAGERYSDFVERELDPQQRRPGVLQDAGGHEIGRHDGIHQFTVGQRRGLGGGASEPRFVTAIDGDTGTVVVGTRTDLDRDGLVVRDVRWTDAPRPGRASVRLRHRHEPVSCTVHVDGETARVEFDQPTPGVTPGQAAVWYDGERVLGGGWIAH; translated from the coding sequence ATGCGGCCTGAAGAGATCGCCGAGGCCTTCGGCGCCGTCGCGGGCCGTGCGTTGGATCCGAGCGAGATCGGCTCCGAGCATCTGGCTCCCGGCGCGCGCGTCGTTGCTGCGATGTCGGGCGGTGTGGACAGCGCCGTTGCCGCCGCGATGCTGCGAGGGGCCGGACTGGACGTCGTGGGAGTCTCGATGCGGCTCGGCACCTCGTCCGCGCGGGCAGATGGACACCGCGGTTGCTGTTCGCTTGACGATTTCGACGACGCCCGGCGCGCGGCCGAGCGTCTCGGCATCCCGCACTATGTCGTCGACCTCCGTGACGTCTTCCAGGAGAAGGTGATCGACCGCTTCGTGGCCGGCTACGCGGAGGGCCGAACCCCGAACCCGTGCACGTTGTGCAACCGCGATGTGAAGTTCGACGCCTTCTGGGACTACGCGGAGACCGTCGGCGCGGTCGCCGTGGGCACCGGGCACTACGCGCGGATCCGGCGGCAAGACGGCGTCTTTGCGCTGTACGCCGGTCGCGACGCCTCAAAGGATCAGAGCTACTTTCTCTTCACGCTCGGTCAGCAGGAGCTCGGACGGACGCTGTTCCCCGTTGGGCGTCTCGAGAAGCCGGAGGTCCGTAGGGTCGCGGAGGCGTTGTCGCTTCCCGTCGCGAACAAGCCCGAGAGCCAGGACATCTGTTTCGTGGCGGGCGAGCGCTACAGCGACTTCGTCGAGAGGGAACTGGACCCGCAGCAACGACGGCCCGGGGTCCTGCAGGATGCCGGCGGCCACGAAATCGGGCGTCACGACGGCATTCATCAGTTCACGGTGGGCCAGAGACGAGGGCTCGGCGGCGGGGCTTCCGAGCCGCGCTTCGTCACGGCCATCGACGGCGACACCGGGACGGTCGTGGTGGGAACGCGGACGGATCTCGATCGAGACGGCCTCGTTGTGCGTGACGTCCGCTGGACCGATGCGCCGCGCCCCGGGCGCGCTTCCGTGCGGCTTCGACATCGTCACGAACCGGTCAGTTGTACGGTGCACGTCGATGGCGAGACGGCACGCGTCGAGTTCGACCAGCCGACGCCCGGAGTCACTCCCGGCCAGGCGGCGGTCTGGTATGACGGGGAACGCGTTCTGGGGGGCGGATGGATCGCACACTAA
- a CDS encoding cysteine desulfurase family protein, whose amino-acid sequence MYLDHNAGGRVRPEVAAVLADWLRTPAGNPSSLHSAGRRTRAAIEEARASVARLVGAQPADVVFTSGGTEANNLAVRGLARSGDGIVSNAAEHASVLASAEAAHRQGAVVTMLSPGADGVLTPSVVADAVGPETAVVSIGWANGEIGAVQPIAEIVAAVRETNPNARVHSDAVQAVSQLPVDVAAADVDLLSISGHKLGAPAGIGALVLRRDVTPEALLVGGPQERERRAGTENAAGIVAFGCAARLALEEREAYATRVRAIKESVWALVSGAAAPIERFGTADGLPGTLAVAFPGLRGDALAVALDLQGVAVSTGSACAAAAPEPSHVLRAIGCDDDVALGALRLSFGPELERADAEAAARIVVDVVCAARDKRAARAAGAHDAA is encoded by the coding sequence ATGTACCTGGACCACAACGCCGGGGGGCGCGTGCGCCCCGAGGTCGCTGCGGTGTTGGCCGACTGGCTTCGCACGCCGGCGGGCAACCCGTCGAGCCTACACTCGGCCGGAAGACGAACGCGTGCTGCGATCGAGGAGGCGCGTGCGTCCGTCGCCCGCCTGGTCGGCGCGCAGCCGGCCGACGTCGTGTTCACGAGCGGCGGCACCGAGGCGAACAACCTCGCAGTCCGGGGTCTCGCCCGTTCGGGAGATGGAATCGTGTCGAATGCGGCCGAGCACGCGTCGGTTCTCGCGTCCGCCGAGGCGGCGCACCGCCAGGGAGCGGTCGTGACGATGCTGTCTCCGGGCGCAGACGGCGTCCTCACGCCAAGCGTGGTGGCGGACGCCGTGGGGCCCGAGACCGCGGTCGTGAGCATCGGTTGGGCGAACGGTGAGATCGGCGCCGTCCAACCCATCGCAGAGATCGTCGCTGCCGTCCGCGAGACGAATCCGAATGCGCGCGTGCACAGTGATGCGGTCCAGGCCGTCAGCCAGCTTCCCGTGGACGTGGCCGCGGCCGACGTCGATCTGCTGAGCATCTCGGGGCACAAGCTCGGTGCTCCGGCGGGCATCGGCGCGCTCGTGCTGCGTCGAGACGTGACGCCGGAGGCGCTCCTGGTTGGCGGGCCCCAAGAGCGCGAGCGCCGCGCCGGCACGGAGAACGCGGCAGGTATCGTCGCCTTCGGTTGTGCGGCGCGACTGGCCTTAGAGGAGCGCGAGGCGTACGCGACCCGGGTCCGCGCCATCAAGGAATCGGTTTGGGCCCTCGTGAGCGGGGCCGCCGCTCCGATCGAGCGCTTCGGTACGGCGGACGGTCTGCCCGGTACGCTTGCCGTCGCCTTTCCCGGCCTGCGAGGGGATGCGCTGGCGGTCGCTCTCGATCTTCAGGGCGTGGCGGTGTCCACGGGTTCCGCCTGCGCGGCAGCGGCCCCGGAGCCGTCGCACGTGCTTCGTGCCATCGGATGCGACGACGATGTCGCCTTGGGTGCGTTGCGGCTCTCGTTCGGGCCGGAACTCGAACGCGCCGACGCCGAGGCTGCGGCGCGTATTGTCGTGGACGTCGTCTGCGCGGCGCGCGACAAGAGGGCCGCGCGGGCCGCGGGGGCGCACGATGCGGCCTGA
- the cysE gene encoding serine O-acetyltransferase has product MWSRLKEDVLVAFERDPAARSVVEILLCYPGLHALISHRFAHPLWRRGLRLVPRVMSSFARFVTGIEIHPGAEIGRRCFIDHGMGVVVGETTIIGDDVLIYQGVSLGGTSLTRGKRHPTIEDYVVVGLGSTVLGPVTIGRHSRVGAGSVVVDSVPPHATVVGVPGRIVKESGQHSESGRPLLSLDHAALPDPLVRTISSLTEQIESLEKRVTELQGEAAAAAEPASGDEAPGDLHLLKK; this is encoded by the coding sequence ATTTGGTCTAGACTGAAAGAGGACGTTCTGGTCGCGTTCGAGCGCGATCCGGCGGCTCGCTCCGTCGTGGAGATCCTCCTGTGCTACCCGGGCTTGCACGCGCTGATCTCACACCGGTTCGCGCATCCCCTATGGCGTCGCGGGCTGCGATTGGTCCCGCGGGTGATGTCGTCCTTTGCTCGATTCGTGACCGGGATCGAGATCCATCCCGGCGCGGAAATCGGGCGACGCTGCTTCATCGATCACGGGATGGGTGTCGTGGTCGGCGAGACGACGATCATCGGAGACGACGTCCTGATCTACCAGGGCGTGAGCCTTGGCGGGACGAGCCTGACGCGCGGGAAGCGGCACCCGACCATCGAGGACTACGTGGTCGTGGGGCTCGGCTCGACGGTTCTGGGGCCGGTCACGATCGGGCGCCATAGCCGCGTCGGGGCGGGCTCGGTGGTGGTCGACTCGGTGCCTCCCCACGCCACGGTGGTCGGCGTACCGGGCCGAATCGTGAAGGAGAGCGGGCAGCATTCGGAGAGCGGCCGCCCGCTTCTTAGTCTCGACCACGCGGCCCTCCCGGATCCGCTGGTCCGGACGATCTCGAGTCTGACTGAGCAGATAGAAAGTCTCGAAAAGCGGGTCACGGAGCTGCAGGGCGAGGCCGCCGCCGCGGCCGAGCCGGCTTCGGGCGACGAAGCGCCAGGCGACCTTCATCTGCTAAAGAAGTAG
- the cimA gene encoding citramalate synthase, with product MKPVQIYDTTLRDGCQGEEVDLSVESKLAVAERLDAFGVQYIEGGWPGSNPRDAAFFAPALALGLKTATVVAFGSTRRAGTQADKDDNLAMLLQAGTSAACVVGKTWDLHVREALRVSEQENLDIIHDTMRHLRANLDEVIFDAEHFFDGWAARPEFTLKCLKAAADGGATLLCLCDTRGGSLPGDITAGVEAARALVETPLGIHCHNDGEMAVANSIAGVQAGCVQVQGTVNGVGERCGNANLVSIVPNLQLKLGYDCVTEEALQSLTELAHFVDELANREPNKQQAYVGRSAFAHKAGLHASAVRRHAETYEHIAPEIVGNHQRVLVSDQAGRSNLLYKAKELGIDPAELEPKVAALLKELKELEHQGFQFEGADASFELLLQKAIKGTKLRHFELVGFRVINEKRSEDEDPIAEATIQVRGPDGRLEHTASMGNGPVNAIDSALRKALSKFYPAIEEMRLVDYKVRVLDDKQGTEGMVRVLVESHDSHGHWTTVGVSPNVIDASYQALVDAIDFKLYKDDKRAAAASATNSA from the coding sequence ATGAAGCCGGTCCAGATCTACGACACGACTCTGCGCGATGGATGCCAGGGCGAGGAGGTCGATCTCTCGGTGGAATCCAAGCTCGCCGTCGCCGAACGCCTCGACGCCTTCGGCGTGCAGTACATCGAAGGCGGCTGGCCAGGCTCGAACCCGCGCGACGCGGCGTTCTTTGCGCCCGCTCTCGCGCTCGGTCTGAAGACCGCGACTGTGGTGGCGTTCGGTTCGACGCGCCGCGCTGGAACCCAAGCCGACAAGGACGACAACCTGGCGATGCTTCTACAGGCCGGCACGAGCGCGGCCTGCGTCGTCGGCAAGACGTGGGATTTACACGTGCGCGAGGCGTTGCGCGTGAGCGAGCAAGAGAACCTCGACATCATCCACGACACGATGCGCCACTTGCGAGCCAACCTCGACGAGGTGATCTTCGACGCGGAGCATTTTTTCGATGGGTGGGCCGCGCGTCCGGAGTTCACGCTCAAGTGCCTGAAGGCGGCCGCCGACGGTGGTGCGACGCTGCTCTGCCTCTGCGACACGCGAGGCGGAAGTCTGCCGGGCGACATCACGGCCGGCGTCGAGGCGGCGCGAGCCCTGGTCGAGACGCCGCTCGGTATCCATTGTCACAACGACGGAGAGATGGCGGTCGCGAATTCGATCGCCGGTGTGCAGGCCGGATGCGTGCAGGTGCAGGGGACGGTAAACGGGGTCGGTGAACGCTGCGGGAACGCAAACCTCGTTTCAATCGTGCCGAACCTGCAGCTCAAGCTCGGTTACGACTGTGTCACGGAAGAAGCCTTGCAGAGCCTTACCGAGCTGGCGCATTTCGTCGATGAGCTCGCCAACCGTGAGCCGAACAAGCAGCAGGCCTACGTCGGGCGGAGCGCTTTCGCGCATAAGGCGGGACTGCATGCCTCGGCGGTCCGCCGTCACGCCGAAACCTACGAGCACATCGCGCCGGAGATCGTCGGCAACCACCAGCGGGTTCTGGTCTCGGATCAGGCCGGCCGTTCGAATCTTCTCTATAAGGCCAAGGAGCTGGGCATCGATCCGGCCGAGCTCGAGCCGAAGGTTGCCGCGCTCCTGAAGGAGCTGAAGGAGCTCGAACATCAGGGCTTCCAGTTCGAGGGTGCCGATGCGTCGTTCGAGCTGCTCCTGCAGAAGGCCATCAAGGGGACGAAGCTTCGCCATTTCGAGCTGGTCGGTTTTCGCGTGATCAACGAGAAGCGTTCCGAGGATGAGGATCCGATCGCGGAGGCGACGATCCAGGTGCGGGGGCCCGACGGGCGCCTCGAGCATACGGCGTCGATGGGCAACGGCCCAGTGAATGCGATCGATTCCGCGTTGCGAAAGGCGCTCTCGAAGTTCTATCCCGCCATAGAAGAGATGCGTCTGGTCGACTACAAAGTGCGCGTCTTGGATGACAAGCAGGGAACCGAGGGGATGGTTCGCGTATTGGTCGAGTCGCACGACTCGCACGGGCACTGGACGACCGTTGGCGTGTCCCCGAATGTCATCGACGCGAGCTATCAGGCTCTCGTGGACGCGATCGACTTCAAGCTGTACAAAGACGACAAGCGCGCCGCGGCGGCGTCTGCGACGAACTCCGCCTGA
- a CDS encoding aspartate kinase yields MKPLVVQKYGGTSVGSIERIQDVARRVAATVDAGNRVIAVVSAMSGETNRLLELAGGICKEPQVRETDVVIASGEQVSAALLSIALNHRGTRARSFLGHQIRIHTDADHGRARIRSIDGDNLCGFLDEGGAAIVAGFQGVNEAGDITTLGRGGSDTTAVAIAAATSADACEIYTDVDGVYTTDPRVVPEARKLERVSYEEMLELASLGAKVLQIRSVEFAKRYGVRVHVRSSFNEETGTWVVPEESNMEDVLVSGVAFDRNQAKITLPHVPDQPGLAAHIFSPIAEQGIVVDMIIQNVSADGTTDMTFTVPRNDVEKALQIVRAVSTEVGAGEPLTEGDIAKVSVVGLGMRSHAGVAARIFEILGAEGINIHMISTSEIKVSVVIDSKYVELATRVLHDRLVGDGKVAS; encoded by the coding sequence ATGAAGCCCTTGGTCGTACAGAAGTACGGCGGCACGTCCGTCGGCTCGATCGAGCGCATCCAGGACGTCGCACGGCGAGTCGCTGCGACTGTGGATGCCGGGAATCGCGTGATCGCCGTCGTCTCGGCGATGTCGGGAGAGACGAACCGGCTTCTCGAACTCGCAGGGGGCATCTGTAAGGAGCCCCAAGTTCGTGAGACGGATGTCGTGATCGCTAGCGGTGAACAGGTGAGTGCGGCTCTCTTGTCGATCGCGCTCAACCACCGCGGGACGCGGGCACGCTCTTTTCTCGGACATCAGATTCGGATCCACACCGACGCGGATCATGGTCGCGCGCGGATCCGCTCGATCGACGGCGACAACCTCTGCGGGTTTCTCGACGAGGGGGGCGCTGCGATCGTTGCGGGCTTTCAGGGCGTGAACGAAGCGGGCGACATCACCACGCTCGGCCGCGGCGGGTCCGATACCACCGCCGTCGCGATCGCCGCGGCGACGTCCGCAGACGCGTGCGAGATCTACACGGACGTCGATGGGGTCTATACGACCGACCCGCGGGTCGTTCCGGAGGCCCGGAAGCTCGAGCGGGTGTCCTACGAAGAGATGCTCGAGCTCGCGAGCCTCGGGGCCAAGGTGCTCCAGATCCGCTCGGTCGAGTTTGCGAAGCGATACGGAGTGCGGGTGCACGTGCGCTCGAGCTTCAATGAAGAGACGGGAACATGGGTCGTTCCCGAGGAGTCGAACATGGAAGATGTGCTGGTCTCTGGCGTTGCGTTCGATCGCAACCAGGCGAAGATCACGCTCCCTCACGTCCCGGATCAGCCGGGCCTCGCGGCGCACATCTTCTCTCCGATTGCCGAGCAGGGCATCGTGGTCGACATGATCATCCAGAACGTGTCCGCCGACGGCACGACGGACATGACGTTCACCGTCCCGCGCAACGACGTCGAGAAGGCGCTCCAGATCGTGCGCGCCGTGAGCACCGAGGTCGGCGCCGGAGAGCCGCTCACCGAAGGCGACATCGCGAAAGTTTCGGTCGTCGGGCTCGGGATGCGGAGCCACGCCGGAGTTGCGGCGCGGATCTTCGAAATTCTCGGAGCCGAGGGCATCAACATCCACATGATCTCAACGTCCGAGATCAAGGTGTCGGTGGTGATCGACTCCAAGTACGTCGAACTCGCGACGCGAGTTCTGCACGATCGCCTGGTGGGCGACGGGAAGGTCGCCTCATGA
- the tsaE gene encoding tRNA (adenosine(37)-N6)-threonylcarbamoyltransferase complex ATPase subunit type 1 TsaE gives MQTTSEGETEGFGERLAGVLGRGAIVGLIGPLGAGKTALVRGIARGCGVDERDVHSPTFLTAAEYEGRLPIAHIDLYRHGDSPPDPEWLAELLDGDGVAVVEWFEQLVDSEDLDALVIEIEPGPGETERQLRLEARGARAAIALQALGGAWA, from the coding sequence GTGCAGACCACATCCGAAGGCGAGACCGAAGGATTCGGTGAACGCCTGGCCGGCGTCCTCGGTCGAGGCGCGATCGTCGGTCTGATCGGCCCGTTGGGTGCCGGAAAAACCGCGCTCGTCCGCGGGATCGCCCGTGGCTGCGGCGTCGACGAGCGAGACGTCCATAGCCCCACGTTTCTCACGGCGGCCGAGTACGAAGGTCGGCTTCCGATCGCTCACATCGACCTCTACCGCCACGGCGACTCGCCTCCCGACCCGGAATGGCTGGCGGAGTTGCTCGACGGTGACGGCGTGGCGGTCGTGGAGTGGTTCGAGCAGTTGGTCGACAGCGAGGACCTCGACGCGTTGGTCATCGAGATCGAGCCGGGCCCGGGCGAGACCGAGCGGCAGCTGCGGCTGGAAGCGCGAGGGGCCCGCGCGGCCATCGCTCTTCAGGCTCTCGGGGGCGCTTGGGCATGA
- a CDS encoding NAD(P)H-hydrate dehydratase, whose product MRLVTSEQMRRLDARTIALGTPSLELMERAGQGVADRLHRRSAAACNRGVLVVVGAGNNGGDGFVIARRLATRGYRVRVALLTDASRIAGDAKANLDRWRRRRGRTLELGKGRSTTVRLELSAAVAASGLIVDCVLGTGLRRPVQGAMAEAFDAINAREAKRGRRAPVVAVDLPSGLDGDRGVPLGTAVRADLTYTLGATKLGLVLPVARPWVGELELVEIGLAEEAFDEEAPLPVGSDTTSMRALLPRRVADGHKGTHGHLLLVAGAVGTSGAAVLAGRSALRAGAGLVTIACPSAVQPLIAACLPEVMTSAVEDRFSVAQWTERLAGKKALVIGPGLGTTPSVARLVSSLVKRARVPMVLDADGLNALADRPEVLRKARAPVVLTPHPGEMSRLVGASIEEVQAERRRTALDLAKRTGAVVVLKGSGTLVAAPDGRVGVNLNGGPILGTAGTGDVLAGLIGSLLGQGVDAFDAARLGVFLHGLAGDRLARRFGSAGLLASELADELPPAREELHRSDSAASA is encoded by the coding sequence ATGCGTCTGGTGACTTCGGAACAGATGCGTCGGCTCGACGCCCGCACGATCGCTCTTGGGACGCCGTCACTCGAGCTCATGGAGCGCGCGGGGCAGGGCGTGGCGGACCGGCTCCACCGTCGCTCCGCGGCTGCGTGCAACCGCGGAGTTCTCGTGGTCGTTGGGGCGGGGAACAACGGTGGCGACGGTTTCGTCATCGCGCGGCGCCTGGCCACGCGGGGCTACCGCGTGCGGGTCGCACTCCTGACGGATGCCTCGCGCATCGCGGGCGATGCGAAAGCCAACCTAGACCGTTGGCGCCGCCGGCGTGGCCGCACCTTGGAGTTGGGCAAGGGTCGCAGCACCACGGTGCGGCTCGAGCTGTCGGCGGCCGTCGCCGCTAGTGGCCTCATCGTGGACTGTGTTCTGGGAACGGGGCTTCGGCGTCCAGTGCAGGGCGCGATGGCCGAGGCATTCGACGCGATCAACGCGCGCGAGGCAAAGCGTGGACGTCGTGCGCCGGTCGTCGCCGTGGACCTGCCGTCGGGTCTCGACGGCGATCGGGGCGTGCCGCTCGGCACCGCCGTGCGCGCCGATCTCACGTACACACTCGGCGCCACCAAGCTCGGTCTCGTGCTGCCGGTCGCGCGGCCGTGGGTCGGAGAGCTTGAACTGGTGGAGATCGGTCTCGCCGAGGAGGCCTTTGATGAAGAGGCGCCGCTGCCGGTCGGCTCGGACACCACCTCGATGCGAGCGCTGCTCCCGCGCAGGGTGGCGGATGGTCACAAGGGTACGCACGGCCATCTCCTGCTCGTGGCCGGCGCCGTCGGTACGAGCGGCGCCGCGGTGCTCGCCGGGCGGAGTGCTCTTCGCGCCGGAGCGGGTCTCGTGACGATCGCCTGCCCGAGTGCCGTGCAGCCGCTGATCGCGGCGTGCCTGCCGGAGGTCATGACGTCGGCTGTGGAAGACCGATTCTCCGTCGCGCAGTGGACGGAGCGTCTCGCGGGAAAGAAGGCGCTCGTGATCGGTCCGGGGCTCGGCACCACGCCGTCGGTGGCCCGTCTGGTGAGTTCGCTGGTGAAGCGTGCGCGCGTACCGATGGTGCTGGACGCCGACGGCTTGAACGCGCTCGCCGATCGGCCGGAGGTTCTGCGGAAGGCCCGCGCGCCGGTCGTGCTCACGCCGCACCCCGGTGAGATGTCGCGTCTGGTCGGGGCGTCGATCGAGGAGGTCCAGGCGGAGCGTCGGCGGACGGCGCTCGATCTCGCGAAGCGGACCGGTGCCGTCGTCGTCCTCAAGGGCAGCGGCACGCTCGTGGCCGCGCCGGACGGGCGCGTCGGGGTCAATCTCAACGGCGGGCCGATCCTGGGGACGGCCGGGACGGGCGACGTGCTCGCCGGACTGATCGGGAGTCTGCTGGGCCAGGGCGTGGATGCCTTCGACGCCGCGCGGCTTGGGGTCTTCCTCCACGGCCTCGCCGGGGACCGCCTCGCCCGGCGTTTCGGTAGTGCGGGCCTTCTCGCGTCGGAGTTGGCCGATGAGCTTCCGCCCGCTCGGGAGGAGTTGCACAGGTCTGATTCGGCGGCCTCTGCCTGA
- the glmM gene encoding phosphoglucosamine mutase has translation MSETTKRKLFGTDGVRGVANADPMTSEVALRLGRAVAHVFRESPRRHKILIGKDTRVSGYMLETAMASGICSMGVDVLLVGPMPTPGIAFLTRSLRADAGVVISASHNAFQDNGIKFFARDGFKLPDAVEAEIEDLVFAGSIDHLRPTAGDVGKAFRIDDALGRYNVFAKTTFPRDRTLDGLKIVVDAANGAGYKVAPEVLEELGAEVWTIGCEPDGENINDHCGAMHPEALQKRVLEVGADVGLALDGDADRCLLVDEKGQLVDGDQVLAIAAHQMSQNGTLKNGAVVATVMSNLGLEVALREMGVSLVRTPVGDRYVVEEMRRRNANIGGEQSGHIIFLDHNTTGDGLITSLGILSILVGAQRPLSELAKAMTRYPQVLVNVRVRERRDVTADAKVAGAIQEVEGGLGDRGRVLVRASGTEPLIRVMVEGEHEGEVRSHAEGIADAIRESEGAS, from the coding sequence GTGAGCGAAACGACGAAAAGAAAGCTGTTCGGTACCGATGGAGTTCGGGGTGTGGCGAATGCCGACCCGATGACCTCCGAGGTCGCTCTGCGACTGGGTCGGGCCGTGGCGCACGTGTTCCGCGAGAGCCCGAGGCGGCACAAGATCCTCATCGGTAAGGATACCCGAGTTTCGGGCTACATGTTGGAGACCGCCATGGCCTCCGGAATCTGCTCGATGGGCGTGGATGTCCTTCTCGTCGGCCCGATGCCGACGCCCGGAATTGCGTTCCTCACTCGCAGCCTGCGCGCCGATGCGGGCGTGGTGATCTCCGCCTCGCACAATGCCTTTCAGGACAATGGCATCAAGTTCTTCGCTCGCGACGGATTCAAGTTGCCCGACGCGGTCGAGGCCGAGATCGAGGACCTGGTCTTTGCCGGATCGATCGATCACCTCCGGCCGACCGCCGGCGACGTTGGTAAGGCCTTCCGGATCGACGACGCTCTCGGCCGCTACAACGTTTTCGCGAAGACTACGTTCCCGCGCGATCGAACGCTCGACGGGCTGAAGATCGTCGTGGATGCGGCGAACGGCGCCGGCTACAAGGTCGCGCCCGAGGTTCTGGAAGAACTCGGTGCGGAGGTTTGGACGATCGGTTGCGAACCCGATGGTGAGAACATCAACGACCATTGCGGTGCAATGCACCCCGAGGCGCTGCAGAAGCGCGTACTCGAGGTCGGGGCCGACGTCGGGCTCGCGCTCGACGGAGACGCCGACCGGTGTCTACTCGTCGACGAAAAGGGGCAATTGGTCGATGGCGATCAGGTTCTCGCGATCGCCGCCCACCAGATGTCGCAGAATGGGACGCTGAAGAACGGCGCCGTGGTCGCCACGGTCATGTCAAACCTCGGCCTCGAGGTCGCCTTGCGTGAGATGGGTGTTTCGCTCGTCCGCACTCCCGTCGGTGATCGTTACGTCGTCGAGGAGATGCGCAGGCGCAACGCCAACATCGGCGGAGAGCAGTCCGGCCACATCATCTTCCTCGATCACAATACGACTGGGGACGGACTGATCACGTCACTCGGGATCCTGTCGATCCTCGTCGGCGCGCAGCGGCCCCTGTCGGAACTCGCGAAAGCGATGACGCGCTACCCGCAGGTTCTCGTGAACGTGCGCGTGCGCGAGCGCCGGGACGTCACGGCCGACGCGAAGGTCGCCGGTGCGATCCAGGAGGTCGAGGGCGGTCTCGGGGATCGCGGCCGCGTGCTGGTTCGGGCCTCCGGCACGGAGCCCCTCATCCGCGTCATGGTCGAGGGAGAACACGAGGGCGAGGTGCGCTCTCACGCCGAGGGGATCGCGGATGCGATCCGCGAGAGCGAAGGCGCCTCGTAG